In the Malaclemys terrapin pileata isolate rMalTer1 chromosome 12, rMalTer1.hap1, whole genome shotgun sequence genome, one interval contains:
- the LOC128845983 gene encoding LOW QUALITY PROTEIN: ribonuclease-like (The sequence of the model RefSeq protein was modified relative to this genomic sequence to represent the inferred CDS: deleted 1 base in 1 codon; substituted 1 base at 1 genomic stop codon): MELGPGVVRCEEPLVDPVTDTAMAPRRPHPLLFLTLVLLAACLAQLSEVDPVTDAAIAPRRPFSLLFLTLLLLATSLAQCRSRNRNQQFLRHYVDFPKTSALNDQSYCDTMMQHWGLIRTFCKITSTFIHTPASQLXAICVLAGRCSPIWHCDSKVLYELTTCRVVPSSRSGCCVYRARSRTRRIRVGCNRQQQPVRFIRVL; the protein is encoded by the exons gtgGATCCAGTGACAGACACAGCCATGGCCCCCAGAAGACCCCACCCCTTGCTCTTCCTGACCCTGGTCCTGCTGGCCGCCTGCCTGGCCCAGCTCAGCGAA GTTGATCCAGTGACAGACGCAGCCATAGCTCCGAGGAGACCCTTCTCCTTGCTCTTCCTGACcctcctcctgctggccaccagcCTGGCCCAGTGCAGGTCAAGAAACCGCAACCAGCAGTTCCTCAGACATTATGTTGATTTCCCCAAGACCAGCGCCCTCAACGACCAGAGCTACTGCGACACCATGATGCAGCACTGGGGTCTGATCCGCACTTTCTGCAAAATCACCAGCACCTTCATCCACACTCCCGCC AGCCAGCTCTAGGCCATCTGCGTCCTGGCAGGGAGATGCAGCCCAATCTGGCACTGTGACAGCAAAGTACTCTACGAGCTCACCACCTGCCGGGTGGTGCCCAGCTCCCGCTCAGGGTGCTGTGTCTACAGGGCCAGATCCCGGACCCGCAGGATCCGTGTGGGCTGTAACcggcagcagcagcccgtgcgcTTCATCAGAGTCCTGTAG